The following proteins are encoded in a genomic region of Paenibacillus sp. FSL R7-0273:
- a CDS encoding carbohydrate ABC transporter permease — translation MYHKSKGYKIFSFFNYIFLILIALSCFLPMLHLLAQSLSSKSAINGNLVSFWPVDFNMDAYAKTFRNTNFTGSMQISVFRTVLGTLISMFVITTAGYALSKDFRGRNVLMWIFIFTMLFSGGLIPSYILVTKLGFKDTIWSLVLPGAFGAYNLILIMNFFKTIPKALEEAAFIDGASFFVIFRKIYLPLSLPGLATVGLFIMVGHWNAWFDGILYMSSTENYPLASFLQTVVVQGSAQSMALSQSEAAALSEQSIKAAQIFISTLPIILVYPFLQKYFVKGIVLGAVKE, via the coding sequence GTGTATCATAAGTCCAAGGGATATAAGATTTTCTCGTTCTTCAACTATATATTTCTGATTCTGATTGCGTTATCATGCTTCCTGCCGATGCTCCATCTGCTCGCCCAGTCCCTTAGCAGCAAATCGGCGATCAACGGCAATCTGGTATCCTTCTGGCCGGTGGACTTCAATATGGACGCCTACGCCAAAACCTTCAGAAACACCAACTTTACCGGCTCGATGCAAATCTCTGTATTCCGGACGGTACTCGGGACCTTGATCAGCATGTTTGTCATTACAACGGCCGGCTATGCCTTATCCAAGGATTTCCGCGGGCGGAATGTGCTGATGTGGATTTTTATCTTCACGATGCTGTTCTCCGGAGGCTTGATTCCATCCTATATCCTGGTTACGAAGCTGGGGTTTAAGGACACGATCTGGTCGCTGGTGCTGCCCGGCGCCTTTGGCGCTTACAACCTGATTCTGATTATGAATTTCTTCAAAACGATTCCGAAGGCGCTGGAGGAAGCGGCGTTTATCGACGGTGCCTCATTCTTTGTTATTTTCCGCAAAATCTATCTGCCGCTCTCCCTTCCCGGACTGGCAACGGTAGGCCTGTTCATTATGGTCGGCCACTGGAACGCCTGGTTTGACGGAATTCTGTATATGTCGAGTACCGAGAACTACCCGCTGGCTTCCTTTCTGCAGACGGTTGTGGTGCAGGGCTCAGCCCAGAGCATGGCGCTCAGCCAGTCGGAGGCGGCGGCATTATCGGAGCAGAGCATCAAGGCTGCGCAGATCTTTATCAGCACCTTGCCGATTATCCTCGTCTATCCATTTTTGCAGAAGTATTTTGTAAAGGGCATTGTACTGGGTGCAGTTAAGGAGTAG
- a CDS encoding ABC transporter permease, which yields MQPLKTDIRKKGKDPWSKELKKSWPLYVLCIPALVCVLIFAYGPMVGLVMAFQDYKPWLGISGSAWIGWDNFARIFQYKEATQAITNTLIIAVIKIVVGIVVPIIMAILLSEIRNMGVKKSIQTLVYLPHFLSWVTVAGIMIDLLGLDGGINHVLTSVFGIQPVYFLGDPVLFRPTVIISDLWKNFGFGMIVYLAVITGIDPSYYEAAEIDGASRWQQIRHVTLPSMLPMIIVIATLSLGNILDAGFEQIFNLYNPLVYSTGDIIDTYVYRSSLLNGQYGFGTAVGLFKSGISFVLIVISYRIAYKAANYKIF from the coding sequence GTGCAGCCGCTCAAGACTGACATCCGGAAAAAAGGAAAAGATCCCTGGAGCAAGGAACTGAAAAAAAGCTGGCCGCTGTATGTACTCTGTATCCCCGCACTTGTGTGTGTCCTCATTTTCGCCTACGGGCCGATGGTCGGACTGGTGATGGCTTTTCAGGATTATAAGCCCTGGCTGGGTATTTCCGGCTCCGCCTGGATCGGCTGGGACAACTTCGCGAGAATCTTTCAGTACAAGGAAGCCACTCAGGCTATCACGAACACGCTGATTATCGCGGTAATCAAAATCGTTGTCGGTATTGTCGTGCCGATCATCATGGCTATCCTGTTAAGTGAAATCCGCAATATGGGTGTCAAAAAAAGCATTCAGACGCTCGTATATCTGCCGCATTTCTTATCATGGGTAACGGTGGCCGGCATTATGATTGACCTTCTGGGACTTGACGGCGGCATCAACCATGTGCTGACCAGTGTGTTCGGAATCCAGCCGGTTTATTTCCTGGGCGATCCGGTCCTGTTCAGACCAACGGTCATTATCAGTGATCTGTGGAAAAACTTCGGCTTCGGCATGATTGTCTATCTGGCCGTTATTACCGGAATCGATCCTTCTTATTATGAGGCTGCCGAGATAGACGGCGCTTCCCGCTGGCAGCAGATCAGACATGTTACGCTGCCGAGCATGCTGCCGATGATCATTGTTATTGCCACACTGAGTCTGGGAAATATTCTCGATGCAGGCTTTGAGCAGATCTTTAACCTCTACAATCCGCTGGTGTACAGTACAGGGGATATTATCGATACTTACGTGTACCGGTCTTCTCTGTTAAATGGCCAATACGGGTTCGGTACAGCGGTCGGATTGTTCAAATCAGGCATCAGCTTCGTCCTGATCGTTATTTCATACCGTATTGCCTACAAGGCCGCCAACTACAAAATATTCTAG
- a CDS encoding sensor histidine kinase, whose amino-acid sequence MIKKVNMKRFIYFFIFFLLLTLGLFYIMNTLSSRTLQESLVNASRNQLAYAEEIIDGAISEASMYGIQYTADDDVRFYQNRKLELSNYDAQMNKNEISGRLADQLFSSLAVESIGIYWKQDGTFIQTGHDSLAKLPFEQVMERGWQTYNNSLYYFSVYPYIHQPKNPANIEYIVGVKLKKEYLTGLLGKAVNGDSSNAFLLVNDSLVISSKPVDSRIEEKARATVTPDPQHILKFDYHTGEDDYYVLSKYIEPIDTYLVTYTRMSDFLTPLDRSQQVFAASIIVILIIGLTVILMFYRNFYRNVHLLGKKFHQVEQGNYSTRISENPVNEFYTLFKSFNHMVLRTQNLFASLKIETELRRDAEVKQLQAQINPHFLYNSLFFIMSMAQSSPEAVMQMSKHLAEYYRYLTKLDRQDATLASELQLAGHFLSIMSLCKELHYEISLPPELGEHRIMPLIIQPIVENAIQHGIEELQGAHRVSIEVKALDDGALILIADDGKGLTPDQLELLAARVGSEAPPQGSRGIGLWNIHQRLKNAYGELSGLRFFTNDWGGLSVMAYIDFSLDEGGEYEITDCG is encoded by the coding sequence ATGATTAAAAAGGTGAATATGAAACGGTTCATCTACTTCTTCATTTTTTTCCTGCTGCTTACACTGGGGCTGTTCTACATCATGAATACCCTTAGCTCACGAACGCTTCAGGAGAGTCTGGTCAATGCCTCCAGGAACCAGCTGGCTTATGCGGAGGAAATCATAGACGGGGCGATCTCCGAGGCAAGCATGTACGGAATCCAATATACCGCCGACGACGATGTACGTTTCTATCAGAACCGCAAGCTGGAATTAAGCAATTATGACGCCCAGATGAACAAAAATGAAATTTCCGGCCGGTTAGCGGACCAGCTCTTCTCCAGCCTTGCGGTCGAGTCGATCGGGATTTACTGGAAGCAGGACGGCACCTTCATCCAGACCGGACATGATTCGCTGGCGAAGCTCCCTTTTGAACAGGTAATGGAGCGCGGCTGGCAGACTTATAATAATAGCCTGTACTACTTTTCGGTCTACCCCTATATCCACCAGCCCAAAAATCCGGCAAATATAGAATATATCGTCGGTGTGAAGCTTAAGAAGGAGTATCTGACCGGGCTGCTGGGCAAAGCGGTTAACGGCGACAGCTCCAACGCTTTTTTACTGGTGAATGACAGCCTTGTCATTAGCAGCAAGCCGGTAGACAGCCGGATCGAGGAAAAAGCGCGGGCGACGGTTACCCCCGATCCGCAGCACATTCTGAAATTCGATTACCATACCGGCGAGGACGACTATTATGTGCTGTCCAAATACATAGAGCCTATTGATACGTATCTGGTGACGTATACAAGGATGAGCGATTTCCTGACTCCGCTGGACCGCAGCCAGCAGGTGTTCGCAGCCAGTATTATCGTTATCCTGATCATCGGCCTGACCGTCATTCTGATGTTCTACCGTAATTTTTACCGTAATGTGCATCTGCTCGGCAAAAAATTTCATCAGGTGGAGCAGGGTAACTACAGCACGCGGATCAGCGAGAACCCGGTCAACGAATTTTATACCTTGTTCAAAAGCTTCAACCATATGGTACTCAGAACCCAGAACCTGTTCGCCTCACTCAAAATCGAAACCGAGCTGCGCAGGGATGCCGAGGTAAAGCAGCTGCAGGCCCAGATCAATCCGCATTTTCTGTACAACAGCCTGTTCTTTATTATGTCGATGGCACAATCCTCACCGGAAGCCGTCATGCAGATGAGCAAGCATCTGGCCGAATATTACCGTTACCTGACCAAGCTCGACCGCCAGGATGCCACGCTGGCCTCCGAGCTGCAGCTTGCCGGCCATTTCTTATCGATTATGTCTCTCTGTAAAGAGCTGCATTATGAGATCAGCCTGCCGCCGGAGCTCGGGGAGCACCGCATTATGCCGCTGATTATCCAGCCGATTGTGGAAAATGCGATCCAGCACGGGATTGAGGAGCTGCAGGGCGCCCACCGTGTCTCCATCGAGGTAAAGGCACTCGATGACGGGGCGCTGATCCTTATTGCGGATGACGGGAAGGGACTTACGCCGGACCAGCTTGAGCTGCTGGCAGCCCGTGTGGGCAGCGAGGCTCCTCCGCAGGGCTCCCGGGGCATCGGCTTGTGGAATATTCATCAGCGGCTCAAAAATGCCTATGGTGAATTAAGCGGCCTGCGGTTCTTCACGAATGACTGGGGCGGCCTGTCCGTTATGGCTTACATTGATTTCTCACTGGATGAAGGAGGAGAATATGAAATTACTGATTGTGGATGA
- a CDS encoding response regulator transcription factor, which produces MKLLIVDDGHYIVEYLKHLLDWKKFGVQQVVTSTNSLEAKQLLNHNDVDILITDIRMPEVSGLDLLEHISGQLLKTKVVFLSGYSQFDYAQKAIRLGALDYLLKPVDKEDMEKAMQQVLKNIDEQQRKQQPVQAEFDALGFLLSVIGSAAPAEGDNEFVACDTMQQLKERYCFFQITDAKGTDEVTLRNHSCAAEGFIWAAGPSITGLLRVSGAGPLAAEIENISFSESFEFADKNTVRHIFCRFYYREEPDAGDCTLLQNCTAHPKRENADWEAARKNILRSYAKLQTRKQQLLYLLDFIQLLYFTSGRLQQSEVADWIFKELAEPDAALQSVLLCVTRLERSPKLTNSHIVSTIQAYITGHIGDGLSLDDLGKIVHLHPVYLSKVYKQETGENLSGFIAAKRLEKASQLLLESSLHVVDISQLVGYKKPQYFIKLFKEQYGITPYQYRRQQIQ; this is translated from the coding sequence ATGAAATTACTGATTGTGGATGACGGGCATTATATCGTTGAATATCTGAAGCATCTGCTGGACTGGAAAAAATTCGGCGTGCAGCAGGTTGTAACCTCCACCAATTCGCTGGAGGCCAAGCAATTGTTGAACCACAATGACGTTGATATTCTGATTACCGATATCCGCATGCCTGAGGTATCCGGCCTTGATCTGCTGGAGCACATCAGCGGGCAGCTGCTGAAGACCAAGGTGGTCTTCCTCTCCGGTTATTCACAGTTTGATTACGCCCAAAAGGCGATCCGGCTGGGCGCCCTGGATTATCTGCTTAAGCCTGTAGATAAAGAGGATATGGAAAAAGCCATGCAGCAGGTGCTTAAAAATATTGACGAGCAGCAGCGGAAACAGCAGCCGGTGCAGGCGGAATTTGACGCTCTGGGCTTTCTGCTGTCTGTTATCGGCAGTGCTGCTCCCGCAGAGGGCGACAATGAATTTGTTGCCTGTGATACCATGCAGCAGCTGAAGGAACGCTACTGCTTCTTTCAGATTACAGACGCCAAGGGGACAGACGAAGTCACGTTAAGGAATCACAGCTGTGCTGCAGAGGGCTTCATCTGGGCAGCCGGCCCGTCCATTACCGGCCTGCTCCGGGTATCCGGTGCCGGCCCGCTTGCTGCCGAAATAGAGAATATCTCCTTCTCTGAGAGCTTTGAATTCGCGGACAAGAATACAGTCCGGCATATCTTCTGCCGGTTTTATTACCGGGAGGAGCCGGATGCCGGGGATTGTACACTGCTGCAGAACTGCACTGCCCATCCGAAACGGGAAAATGCGGACTGGGAAGCCGCCCGAAAAAACATCCTCCGAAGCTACGCCAAGCTGCAAACCAGAAAGCAGCAGCTTCTCTATCTGCTTGATTTCATCCAGCTGCTGTACTTCACGTCCGGCCGGCTGCAGCAGTCTGAGGTGGCCGACTGGATCTTCAAAGAGCTGGCAGAGCCCGATGCTGCACTCCAGTCCGTGCTGCTCTGTGTCACCCGGCTGGAGCGCAGCCCCAAATTGACGAACAGCCATATTGTCAGTACTATTCAGGCTTATATTACCGGGCATATCGGTGATGGTTTGAGCCTGGACGATCTGGGTAAAATTGTACATCTCCACCCGGTTTATCTGTCAAAGGTTTATAAGCAGGAGACCGGCGAGAACCTGTCGGGCTTCATTGCCGCCAAGCGGCTGGAGAAGGCATCGCAGCTGCTGCTGGAATCCAGCCTGCATGTGGTTGATATCTCCCAGCTGGTCGGCTACAAGAAGCCGCAGTATTTCATTAAGCTGTTCAAGGAACAGTACGGAATTACCCCTTATCAATACCGCAGACAGCAAATCCAATAA
- a CDS encoding cupin domain-containing protein, which translates to MKPFEQPEAGAGGAIETFTLPQDGLLPNNPALPVIVYTGALRNHPERTEQLFNDNGWLNSWQNGVFSYHHYHSNAHEVLGVMSGTASLQLGGDAGRTLEVSAGDVLVLPAGTAHKLLHSSTGFRVAGAYPGGADYNTRLAEPDDLAAALQEIAEVPLPDSDPVYGKAGPLLEAWGAGG; encoded by the coding sequence ATGAAGCCGTTTGAACAGCCGGAAGCCGGAGCCGGGGGAGCCATCGAAACCTTCACTCTCCCGCAGGACGGCCTGCTGCCAAACAACCCGGCACTGCCGGTCATTGTGTATACAGGTGCCCTGCGGAACCATCCGGAACGCACCGAGCAGCTCTTCAATGACAACGGCTGGCTGAACAGCTGGCAGAACGGCGTGTTCAGCTATCACCATTACCACAGCAACGCGCATGAGGTGCTTGGTGTGATGTCCGGGACCGCCAGCCTGCAGCTTGGCGGCGATGCCGGCCGGACGCTTGAGGTGTCGGCCGGGGATGTACTGGTGCTGCCGGCCGGAACGGCGCACAAGCTGCTGCACAGCTCCACCGGCTTCCGCGTCGCCGGCGCATATCCCGGCGGCGCGGATTACAACACCCGGCTGGCCGAGCCTGACGACCTGGCGGCTGCACTGCAAGAGATCGCGGAGGTCCCGCTGCCGGACAGTGATCCGGTGTACGGCAAGGCGGGGCCGCTGCTGGAGGCGTGGGGTGCGGGCGGCTGA
- a CDS encoding class I SAM-dependent methyltransferase, translating into MNNHLFDAQAWEQAWKEDPKSYINLTRKAGVDPTRSFDSKAHTFNEEVFSEGGRQRAERIIGWMEGQGVDFNGLTVLDIGAASGGFSVPFAERGAKVTAVEPNTPLADLFEANKARVSPGKAEITLVREAFEDIDLAAKGWEKAFDLVFVSMCPAVSDWAGAERVISCARQYCYISTSAGSRRHSLLNEVLPLFTGEAVPLAEASEMAYLLNLLYLKDYAFESIVTKEMKSAEYTVEAAIDEVLQLLKHHRLTDSDATGKIVSDYMNATYPEGTVTVQQGGRFGKVLIRLRDENMYSRTK; encoded by the coding sequence ATGAATAATCATTTATTTGATGCACAGGCATGGGAGCAGGCATGGAAGGAAGACCCGAAATCCTACATCAATTTGACAAGAAAAGCTGGAGTGGACCCTACCCGTTCATTCGATTCCAAAGCGCATACGTTTAACGAAGAGGTATTCAGCGAAGGCGGAAGACAGAGGGCAGAGCGGATTATCGGCTGGATGGAGGGGCAGGGTGTTGATTTTAACGGATTGACGGTGCTGGATATCGGCGCGGCTTCGGGCGGGTTCAGTGTGCCGTTTGCCGAGCGCGGGGCGAAGGTGACCGCCGTTGAGCCTAATACTCCTTTGGCCGATTTGTTTGAAGCGAACAAAGCCCGGGTCAGCCCCGGAAAAGCGGAAATCACACTGGTACGTGAAGCCTTTGAGGATATTGATCTGGCGGCTAAGGGATGGGAGAAGGCGTTTGATCTTGTTTTTGTCTCGATGTGTCCGGCTGTGTCCGACTGGGCAGGCGCGGAGCGTGTGATCAGCTGTGCCAGACAATACTGCTATATCAGTACTTCAGCCGGCTCCAGGCGGCATAGTCTGCTGAATGAGGTGCTGCCGCTGTTTACAGGAGAGGCTGTACCGCTTGCCGAAGCCTCCGAGATGGCCTATCTGCTAAACCTGCTCTATCTAAAGGACTACGCCTTTGAGTCGATTGTGACCAAGGAAATGAAGAGCGCGGAATATACTGTTGAAGCGGCTATCGACGAGGTGCTTCAGCTGCTGAAACATCACCGCCTGACAGACAGTGACGCTACCGGGAAAATCGTTTCTGACTATATGAACGCTACGTATCCCGAAGGAACGGTGACTGTACAGCAGGGAGGGCGCTTCGGCAAGGTACTGATCCGGCTACGGGATGAGAATATGTACAGCAGAACTAAATAA
- a CDS encoding Rrf2 family transcriptional regulator, translating into MKYSKATNYALHTMLFLVAASPDKPVGVQQLAERQHVSPTYLSKILTKLVKAGLIQSVSGANGGYQLKQKKDDISFLDVIHAIEGTASLFDCTLNHSSECLIQQVMVEAENRMEDYLQNKKLSELAAKVTVDL; encoded by the coding sequence ATGAAGTACTCCAAAGCAACGAATTATGCGCTGCATACGATGCTTTTTCTGGTGGCTGCTTCTCCCGATAAGCCTGTGGGCGTGCAGCAGCTGGCTGAACGGCAGCATGTGTCGCCGACTTATCTGTCGAAGATTCTGACCAAGCTGGTGAAGGCGGGGCTGATCCAGTCTGTATCCGGTGCGAATGGCGGGTATCAGCTCAAGCAGAAGAAGGATGATATTTCTTTTCTCGATGTGATCCATGCGATTGAGGGGACGGCGTCGCTGTTTGACTGCACGCTGAACCATTCCAGTGAATGCCTGATCCAGCAGGTGATGGTGGAGGCAGAGAACCGGATGGAAGACTATCTGCAGAACAAGAAGCTCTCTGAGCTTGCTGCAAAAGTAACGGTGGATTTATAA
- a CDS encoding glycoside hydrolase family 31 protein: protein MKKIMEQQQLPEHMKLKVRPSARPEAVIEGEGFRITVLTPQLLRLEYHPAGRFEDRATQTVLNRDFPVPEFQLVDHGNKLEIITERLHLSYDKQPFSRYGLNVRVRNGSGHLMGVWHYGDTPQDLGGTARTLDNADGAIPLEPGLMSRGGYTVMDDSRSLLLEEDGQVMPREAGGTDLYFFGYGHDYLECLKDFYRLSGPAPLLPRYALGNWWSRYYPYSADEYLALMERFEQEKIPFSVAVIDMDWHLVDVDPQYGSGWTGYTWNRRLFPDPGQFLARLHERGLHVTLNVHPADGVRAFEDPYLAIAGELGLDPEKGDAVEFDITDPKFLQAYFKYLHHPLEEEGVDFWWIDWQQGGVTRVPGLDPLWMLNHYHYLDSGRRGGRPLTFSRYAGLGSHRYPVGFSGDTIVTWESLAFQPYFTASAANAGYGWWSHDIGGHMQGYLDDELVMRWVQFGVFSPVLRLHSSASPFNSKEPWRFNPVAEAAMKEALRLRHRLIPYLYTMNRYASVDGLPLVRPLYYHHPEQPEAYGVANQYYFGTELMACPITSPVDRRTGMAEFTAWLPEGRWYDLFSGRGYDGSRSLTLYRNLETIPVLAKAGAIVPLADLSGYTSSTANPRELEVKVFAGADGRFHLWEDTGEAAGDREESWCVTKMSLSWGDCASFTIHPASGNLAALPPLRSWKLCFTGVADTQVKVLAGGAETAADTAYDHSTHTLTVTIPQTAVSAAITVELGGARLAANRIEADVFALLNRAQIEFQLKEQIYGLVRSSATPAAALASLTALKLEQPLFGALCEILTASLG from the coding sequence ATGAAAAAGATTATGGAGCAGCAGCAGCTGCCTGAGCATATGAAACTGAAAGTTCGGCCTTCCGCCCGTCCTGAAGCGGTCATTGAAGGAGAGGGCTTCCGGATCACTGTTCTGACCCCGCAGCTGCTTCGTCTGGAATACCATCCTGCCGGCAGGTTCGAGGACCGGGCGACCCAGACTGTGCTTAACCGGGATTTTCCGGTGCCGGAGTTCCAGCTGGTGGATCACGGTAACAAGCTGGAGATTATAACGGAACGGCTGCATTTGAGCTATGACAAGCAGCCCTTCTCCCGCTACGGGCTTAATGTGCGTGTGCGTAACGGCTCAGGCCACCTGATGGGAGTCTGGCATTACGGCGACACGCCGCAGGATCTGGGCGGTACGGCCCGGACACTGGATAATGCGGACGGGGCGATTCCGCTGGAGCCGGGGCTGATGTCCCGCGGCGGCTATACGGTGATGGACGACAGCCGTTCACTGCTGCTGGAGGAGGACGGGCAGGTTATGCCGCGTGAAGCGGGCGGGACGGATCTGTATTTCTTCGGGTACGGGCATGACTATCTGGAATGCCTGAAGGATTTTTACCGGCTCAGCGGCCCGGCGCCGCTTCTGCCGCGCTATGCGCTCGGCAACTGGTGGAGCCGGTATTACCCTTACAGCGCAGATGAGTATCTGGCGCTGATGGAACGGTTCGAGCAGGAAAAGATTCCGTTCTCTGTTGCGGTGATTGACATGGACTGGCATCTGGTCGATGTCGATCCGCAGTACGGCAGCGGCTGGACGGGCTATACATGGAACCGCAGGCTGTTCCCGGACCCTGGTCAGTTCCTGGCCAGGCTGCATGAGCGGGGGCTGCATGTAACGCTGAATGTTCACCCGGCAGACGGCGTGCGCGCTTTCGAAGACCCCTATCTGGCAATCGCCGGGGAGCTTGGGCTGGACCCGGAAAAGGGCGATGCAGTTGAATTTGATATCACCGATCCGAAATTCCTGCAGGCCTATTTCAAATATCTGCACCATCCGCTGGAAGAGGAAGGCGTGGACTTCTGGTGGATCGATTGGCAGCAGGGCGGTGTAACCCGGGTGCCGGGACTTGATCCGCTGTGGATGCTGAACCATTATCACTATCTGGACAGCGGCCGGCGCGGCGGCAGGCCGCTGACGTTCTCCCGTTATGCCGGACTGGGCAGTCACCGTTATCCGGTGGGCTTCTCCGGCGACACGATTGTCACCTGGGAGTCGCTTGCGTTCCAGCCGTACTTCACGGCGAGTGCAGCGAATGCCGGGTACGGCTGGTGGAGCCACGACATCGGCGGCCACATGCAGGGCTATCTCGACGATGAGCTGGTGATGCGCTGGGTGCAGTTCGGCGTGTTCTCACCGGTGCTGCGGCTGCATAGCTCAGCCAGCCCGTTCAACAGCAAGGAGCCGTGGCGGTTTAACCCGGTTGCGGAAGCCGCGATGAAGGAAGCGCTGCGCCTGCGGCACCGGCTGATTCCCTACCTGTACACGATGAACCGCTACGCGAGCGTGGACGGGCTGCCGCTGGTCCGGCCGCTGTATTATCATCATCCGGAGCAGCCGGAGGCTTACGGGGTGGCGAACCAGTATTACTTCGGCACCGAGCTGATGGCCTGCCCGATCACCTCACCGGTGGACCGCCGGACCGGAATGGCGGAGTTCACGGCGTGGCTGCCGGAGGGCCGCTGGTATGACCTTTTCAGCGGCCGGGGGTATGACGGCAGCCGTAGCCTTACGTTGTACAGGAATCTGGAGACCATTCCGGTGCTGGCGAAGGCCGGAGCGATTGTTCCGCTGGCTGATCTCAGCGGATACACCTCGTCCACGGCGAACCCGCGGGAGCTGGAGGTTAAGGTGTTCGCCGGAGCAGACGGCCGCTTCCACCTGTGGGAGGATACAGGGGAAGCTGCGGGGGACCGGGAGGAGAGCTGGTGCGTTACGAAGATGAGCCTGAGCTGGGGGGATTGCGCCAGCTTTACGATTCATCCTGCCAGCGGCAACCTGGCTGCCCTGCCTCCGCTGCGCAGCTGGAAGCTCTGCTTTACCGGCGTGGCCGATACGCAGGTGAAGGTGCTGGCCGGCGGTGCGGAGACGGCAGCGGATACAGCGTATGACCATTCCACACATACGCTTACGGTAACGATCCCGCAGACCGCGGTGTCTGCCGCGATTACGGTTGAACTCGGCGGCGCGCGCCTTGCCGCTAACCGGATTGAAGCGGATGTATTCGCCCTGCTGAACCGGGCGCAGATTGAATTCCAGCTGAAGGAGCAGATCTACGGGCTGGTGCGGTCTTCTGCTACGCCAGCGGCGGCGTTAGCTTCCCTTACTGCGCTTAAGCTTGAGCAGCCGCTGTTCGGCGCGCTGTGTGAGATCTTGACAGCCAGCTTGGGGTAA
- a CDS encoding carbohydrate ABC transporter permease — MGVLTPAVKEPKGKIKNNRSSDSVMEIVLYVIAVLFLIILIYPLYFIVIASFSDPSAVAGGQVWLFPKGFTLDGYKELLRHNNIWIGYRNTILYTIVGTLIGLVVNICAAYALSRKDLKGRKFLSLFFIFTMFFNGGLIPTFLTVRDFHMYDTFLVMVLPFSVGVYNIIVARTFFQTSIPGDLWEAAQIDGCGNLRFFTGIVLPLSKAIIAVLGLWIAVGHWNSYFNALIYLKNPNLHPLQLILRNILITNQMQSGIGSGEAAQLALRLANMMRYSVIIVATVPIMCVYPFIQKYFNQGVMIGAVKE; from the coding sequence ATGGGAGTACTTACACCTGCAGTTAAAGAGCCTAAGGGGAAAATAAAAAACAACCGCTCCTCCGATAGCGTGATGGAGATTGTGCTGTACGTGATTGCGGTATTGTTTCTGATTATTCTGATTTATCCGCTGTATTTTATCGTTATCGCTTCCTTCAGTGATCCTTCGGCGGTGGCCGGCGGCCAGGTCTGGCTGTTCCCGAAAGGGTTCACGCTCGACGGCTACAAGGAGCTGCTGCGCCATAATAATATCTGGATCGGCTACCGCAATACCATCCTGTATACAATCGTCGGCACGCTCATCGGCCTGGTTGTTAATATCTGCGCTGCCTATGCGCTTTCGCGTAAAGACCTGAAGGGGCGTAAATTCCTGTCGCTGTTCTTTATTTTTACGATGTTTTTTAACGGCGGGCTGATTCCGACGTTTCTGACGGTCCGTGATTTTCATATGTATGACACATTTCTGGTCATGGTGCTGCCGTTTTCGGTTGGCGTGTATAACATCATTGTTGCCCGTACGTTCTTCCAGACCAGTATTCCAGGCGACCTGTGGGAGGCGGCGCAGATTGACGGGTGCGGGAATCTCCGGTTTTTTACGGGGATTGTGCTGCCGCTGTCCAAGGCAATTATTGCCGTGCTGGGCTTGTGGATTGCCGTCGGCCACTGGAATTCCTATTTCAACGCCCTGATCTATCTCAAAAATCCCAATCTGCATCCGCTGCAGCTGATCCTCCGCAACATCCTCATTACCAACCAGATGCAATCCGGCATCGGGTCCGGCGAGGCGGCGCAGCTGGCGCTGCGGCTGGCTAATATGATGCGTTACTCCGTCATTATTGTGGCGACGGTTCCGATTATGTGCGTGTATCCGTTCATCCAAAAATATTTTAACCAGGGGGTTATGATCGGCGCGGTGAAGGAGTAG